The DNA window gtgcgcacataGTACTGACTGAAGACTGAAACTCTGTGGCATTTAACAATTGTAATTGTTCCAGCACTTACCAAGGGCACCTACAatttaggtatttatttttattgcacagCTGTGTATTAGGTGTGTATCAAGAGCATGTTTCCCTTTCCCTTGGGGATAACATTAATATAGCAaacccttttcctttttaatcagCAAAGCACTGGGCATCATTCATTCACTAAAGAGGTAAACAAATCACACAGCAATCTTCCTCTCAATTAGGTTTTTTCTACACATTTCAAGTACAATGCATATAATGTATGTATTGTTTGCATTAACACACTAGCCTTTCAGTGAAATACAACTTTTTAGGAATCTTCATGGAAATAAAGGGAAGGGCAAAAATGCATAGTAACTGTTTCATATTGCTCATTTGAATAATTTAGTTCCCACTCTAAGTAAGAGGTAAGCAACAGTAAATCTGCTCAATCCAGCCTAAGAGGTGGAGAGGCAGCAAGCCCCGCTGAACACCAAGCTGTAATAATAATAGAGCTGTCCTTTAAATAGCATGGCTGTCTCTGTCAGTAGCTGGTTTATTTGAGGTTTCCCTTCTTTGTTTATATTAGTGCCCCCACTCCCTCCCTGATATCCCTAGAGTTAAACAAACAAGTATTTACCACCAGAAACCTAATTCTGAGTTTTAAAGTATAGACCAAACTTTAaagttcttaaaatttttcaatcatatttatttattgcagaaaaataatatacaaaagATATTTACAAAACAGTCATAAAAATATGAATGCATTTAGACAccggatctatttgcattttacCATGGgtcatcaataaataaatagaatgttgtcttttgtattttatgttttcttttccttcagaggaagttctgtgtgtttttttttttttaaaggaattcacTGACTATGGTTTTGTAGGCCAGTTTGATCccactgtttttatttctacagGTGTTGTTAAAATTCCTCTGATTGTTaccattttaaaatggagaaagtcCACAATGATGCCTTTCCCCTCAGTGGCTGATTGGCACGACCTCTTGAgaatgcatacatgtatgaaaaaaaataaaacattcttcgTCGGGGGGGGGGCACAAACAATGGTTCGGACTTCTATCAGAATGCAGAGGTATGAGGGTAGTGCCGCTGCCTCTCTGGGAATCTCGGTCCACCGGCCTGTCtggctttctcttttaaaagtgtgCCCCACGCCCCGATTCTTTTGAATTTGGGCTCTGCTCTTCTAATTTCCAAGAAAATCTTTGtcatatagatttatttttagttatccAGCTCCAGAGTTCTCTAGACtgtccattttctccttctctggaaACAATGACATCTGCAAAAACCCAGAAGGGGAAAGTTGGTTATTGTGTACGTCTGTGGCTGTTTCCTCAGACCACTAAGCCCTGTTATCACTACCAGCGAGAATTTTCGCTGAACAACCTGGAAGGATTTCAGCCCAAGGGCAAGAGGAAGTGGGTGGGCGGAAAGGAGGGGGTGGAATttggaaacatttgttttaagaAGAAGGGAATTTTAAAGacgaaagaaagggggagggctAGCTCTGGGCACAAGGCCCTTACTCTTGACTTTCTCGGTCTTGTGTCACGCACACTCCCGCACACGCTCACCCCTCTCAAGGGCACGCTCGGTCTCCCGACGCGGACCTGTTCCCGGGGTGGGGACCGAACCCTGCCAGAGACACGCGCGGGACCAGGTGGCGATCGATGCCTGGCTAGGTGGAGGGCAGCGAGGAGAGTGGGGACAACCCAGCGCGGCGGCGGGCGAGGTGGCCAGGGAGCTCAGGCCTGGCCCGAGCGACCCTGGAGTCGGTCCTTACCTAGGTCTCCGGCCTGCCGAGGGGGTGGGGAGCTCCGCCTGCTAGTGGGACGCAGACATGGACCAGGCCCCCTCCATCCTCCAGACCGAGAAGGCATAGCTGAGTCGCTCGTGGGCTACATAGCTGCAGCTTGCCATCTTGGAGTCCAGCTCGTCGCTCTGCAGGACCTGGTACAGGAAGTCGATGTACCTGGCCGCCAGTTTGAGGGTCTGAATCTTGCTCAGCTTGTCCGAGGGCAGCGTGGGGATGATCTTGCGCAGCGCGGCGAACGCCTCGTTCAGCGACTGCGTGCGCTGGCGCTCCCGCACGTTGGCCATGACCCGCTGCGTCTGCAGCTCCTCGTACGACTGCGGGCTCCCGCCCCCgctgctgctgccgccgccgCCCGCAccgccgcctcctcctcctcctccgccgcCGCCGCAGACTTCTTGCCGCGCTTGCCCTGGGCCGGGCTGCCCGGCTCGTCGCCGCCTCCGACGCCACCGCCAGGAGCCCCCGCCGGGCCCCGCGCCGCCGCGCGCTGCGTCGACTGCTGCGCCGCTTGCGAGCCCCGCGTTTGCCGCTCGCCGGCTGCTGCCGGTCCGGCTCCTCCTCGCTGTTGCTCAGGCTGTCGTCGGCCGGCGAGACTGGCGAGCTGGACACGTCCTGCATCATCGCGCGGGCGGCGCCGTGCGGCCTCGCGGAGCCGGGAGCGgggaagagcagaggagaggggCGCCTTAGCCCGCCAGCTTCCCCGCGCTCGGCGCCGGCCCGGGCGGTGCGGCCCGGAGGAcgcagggaggagggatgggggggaCCTCCGCGGGGAGGGCGCTGGAGGCGGGGAGGGAGGCGGACGGGGGAGGGGACGGTGTGGAGGGCCCCGAGGTCCAAAAAGAAGGCGCCCGACGGCCGCACGCGCGCCCTGCTCGGCCTGGCGCAGCCGGTGCCGGCGCTGGCGAGCCCGCGAGGTGTCTGGGAGTTGGGCGCGGGCTGCGGGCTTGGCGGCTCTTATACCTCCGTGCGGGCGGAAAGTTTGGGGGCAGCGGTGTCATTGGCCTGACGTGGGGAGGAGGGACTTTTCCAAGTTTTATAGGAATGTTTCCGCtttccagcccccctcccccggcCCGCCTCCCCTTCCTCGGGGTCTAACAATTCGTCCTCCTAACCATTCAAAACCGACCTGGCCCGGGCGGCCGGCCCCTGTGCCCGCCCCCCCCCTCATGCTTTCCCCCCACGCTCTCCCCCCTCCGCTCTGAGGCGGACGCGGGGCAATTTCCTTCCGCGCCCTAGCGCGGGCCTAGCGCCCCCACCCCCGCACCCGAGCGCAGCACTGAGAACCGAgtgctgcccccaccccaccccaccccaccccacccctgccctaaGCGGGGAAGTGGCTGTGACAGCAGCAGCGGCAGGCGGCTTCGAGGCTGTGAGTGATGTCTCATCCCTCCCGGGAGTCCTCGGGACCCTTTGGGGATGTCTGGGGCCCAGGCTGAGTGACAAGAAAAGTGTCAACCACCGAGCCCATCCAATGGTCAGGTAGAGGAAAGCCCTACTCCCAAGGGATTCACCGCGGCTGCCAGGCCCTGAGGTCGAGGGAGGTTCTGAAGACGTGGCCACACCGCGGGGGCTGTGGATCTGTGCCCTGGCCTGCCTTCTCACCCCTCCCGGAGAAACAGCTGGGCTCCCCTTTCCTGCTAAGGCGGCGACCCAATCTAAAGTTTCCCTGCTCTCAAAAGACTGCGCCTCCGAAGGTGCTGGAAGGAGGCTGAAGTTCATTCTTCCACAGAGGCAAGCCTCATTCTTAGGAAGGGAATAAGGCAAGGGAAGGGCGTAGCAGCCTTCTTGTTGGCCCCAACCCCCTACATTGGAGCCCAAGGTGGAAGACCCCGTGACCCTTGCATCGCCTTTATTCCCTAATTAGGCCCTGAGTTGTAACCTGGGGTAGTCGGTGTAGAtaattttaaggtgtgtgtgtgggggggtgcagaTGGGCGAGGTAACTCAGTATGATTTCCAGGGCCGCCTGGTCCGAGTGCCCCATCTCAGGTTGTCTTCCTAGCAGGTTGCATGAATGGTTATGCTCTCAGTGCCTCAGATGCATTCTTATCATTCAGCCAGGTTTGGTGATGCAAGTATTTCTACCTAATGCCGATAAAACCTAAGAGCTCCGAAGAGGATTCTCGCAAACTGGAAGCTGAGAGGTTGATGAGCAAGAAGGGGAGCTCTATTGGAGAGAAGCCTGTAGGGCTTTAAGGACTAGGGCTTAGGAGGTCGGTTCAATGTGACCTCTTACTCAAAAATGCCATTCTGGGTCCTAAGGCGGTAAGTAGCTAGAGTTCAGAGGCAGAGTTTACAAGCACAGAGATGAGAGCCTcgagctgctgctgctgactaTCTGAGGTCCTAGCCCAGGCTCCCAGTCCCCACTCCCCGGGTCAATCCCCTGGGGGAAATGCTAGCTCAGCAAGTGCCCCTTTTGGCTTAGGACCAAAGGTCGCGGCCACCAACTTCCTGAGAAGCTGGAGGCTGAAGCCCCTTCGCTTCAGGGCAGGCCACGTGGCTGCGTCCTGCTGAAGCTGAGCTTCACTCTCAGCTGGGTCGCGGAAACAGTGCAGTGTGGAATGCCTGGGGCTGGTCCTGGGGCTCAGCCTTTGTGGGGAGATCATCCCCCATCGGAGACCAGTAAACATGGCAATGCTTTCGTCATTGTAGAGAGCTCCTGGGTTTGCCTTTCCCCGCTTTTACAGATGTCCGGAGACAATGACCACATCGTGCCAACTGGACTGCCCCGCCCGCTGCTGCCGTATTTTAAAATGACAGCCTGGCTGAAAACCAGATTCTACTTGACCTCCACTTAATTTTAATAGCTCGTAGCCAATTCTTCTCAAAATAAAGCCACTCCTGCACTCTTGTATTTGCATCTTCCACCGTCAAGAATTTATCTCTTGGAAACCAAACATGGGAGAAACTTTACCAAGCGTCCTGTTTTCTAAATATTCGAATTGCAGAGTATCCCGCAATTATCTTTTAGAAGGTGACTGTGGAAATCTCTAGACATATCCATTTTTAGCTGACTTGAGTTCCCCCTTTCAa is part of the Cricetulus griseus strain 17A/GY chromosome 5, alternate assembly CriGri-PICRH-1.0, whole genome shotgun sequence genome and encodes:
- the Twist1 gene encoding LOW QUALITY PROTEIN: twist-related protein 1 isoform X2 (The sequence of the model RefSeq protein was modified relative to this genomic sequence to represent the inferred CDS: inserted 2 bases in 2 codons), producing the protein MMQDVSSSPVSPADDSLSNSEEEPDRQQPASGKRGARKRRSSRRSAXAARGPAGAPGGGVGGGDEPGSPAQGKRGKKSXGGGGGGGGGGGAGGGGSSSGGGSPQSYEELQTQRVMANVRERQRTQSLNEAFAALRKIIPTLPSDKLSKIQTLKLAARYIDFLYQVLQSDELDSKMASCSYVAHERLSYAFSVWRMEGAWSMSASH